A region of Osmerus eperlanus chromosome 9, fOsmEpe2.1, whole genome shotgun sequence DNA encodes the following proteins:
- the eif4eb gene encoding eukaryotic translation initiation factor 4eb isoform X2, which produces MATAEPDINSNPPQPSEDGPEETGQEVVSPESYIKHPLQNRWSLWFFKNDKSKTWQANLRLISKFDTVEDFWALYNHIQLSSNLLSGCDYSLFKDGIEPMWEDERNKRGGRWLITLNKQQRRQELDRFWLETLLCLVGEAFDDYSDEVCGAVVNIRTKGDKLAIWTADYENRDAITHIGYVYHTYRESV; this is translated from the exons ATGGCGACCGCGGAACCG GATATCAATTCAAATccacctcaaccttctgaaGATGGACCTGAGGAGACTGGGCAGGAGGTTGTGAGCCCTGAGAGCTATATAAAACACCCTCTCCAAAACAG ATGGTCTCTCTGGTTCTTTAAGAATGACAAGAGCAAAACGTGGCAAGCCAACCTCCGCCTCATCTCCAAGTTTGACACAGTTGAGGATTTCTGGGc CCTCTATAATCATATTCAGTTGTCAAGCAACCTGCTGTCTGGTTGTGACTACTCATTGTTTAAG GATGGCATTGAGCCCatgtgggaggatgagaggaacaaGCGTGGAGGGCGCTGGCTGATCACACTGAACAAGcaacagaggagacaggaattGGACCGCTTCTGGCTGGAAACG CTACTCTGCCTTGTAGGAGAGGCATTTGATGATTACAGTGATGAGGTCTGTGGAGCAGTGGTCAACATCCGTACAAAAGGAGACAAACTTGCCATCTGGACGGCAGACTATGAGAACAGAGACGCTATCACACATATAGGGTATGTCTATCACACATATAGG GAGAGTGTATAA
- the eif4eb gene encoding eukaryotic translation initiation factor 4eb isoform X1: MATAEPDINSNPPQPSEDGPEETGQEVVSPESYIKHPLQNRWSLWFFKNDKSKTWQANLRLISKFDTVEDFWALYNHIQLSSNLLSGCDYSLFKDGIEPMWEDERNKRGGRWLITLNKQQRRQELDRFWLETLLCLVGEAFDDYSDEVCGAVVNIRTKGDKLAIWTADYENRDAITHIGRVYKERLGIPMKMTIGYQSHADTATKSGSTTKNKFVV; the protein is encoded by the exons ATGGCGACCGCGGAACCG GATATCAATTCAAATccacctcaaccttctgaaGATGGACCTGAGGAGACTGGGCAGGAGGTTGTGAGCCCTGAGAGCTATATAAAACACCCTCTCCAAAACAG ATGGTCTCTCTGGTTCTTTAAGAATGACAAGAGCAAAACGTGGCAAGCCAACCTCCGCCTCATCTCCAAGTTTGACACAGTTGAGGATTTCTGGGc CCTCTATAATCATATTCAGTTGTCAAGCAACCTGCTGTCTGGTTGTGACTACTCATTGTTTAAG GATGGCATTGAGCCCatgtgggaggatgagaggaacaaGCGTGGAGGGCGCTGGCTGATCACACTGAACAAGcaacagaggagacaggaattGGACCGCTTCTGGCTGGAAACG CTACTCTGCCTTGTAGGAGAGGCATTTGATGATTACAGTGATGAGGTCTGTGGAGCAGTGGTCAACATCCGTACAAAAGGAGACAAACTTGCCATCTGGACGGCAGACTATGAGAACAGAGACGCTATCACACATATAGG GAGAGTGTATAAGGAGCGCTTGGGAATCCCAATGAAGATGACCATTGGCTATCAATCTCATGCTGACACAGCCACAAAGAGTGGCTCCACCACCAAGAACAAGTTTGTGGTTTGA
- the lingo2b gene encoding leucine-rich repeat and immunoglobulin-like domain-containing nogo receptor-interacting protein 2b, with product MQRLALYCCHLLLGGALALLLARSALGCPARCDCSPQTKSVSCHRKRLPTIPEGIPIETRVLDLSKNKLRIITPDNFSSFLHLEELNLSDNLISVVEPGSFRWQTCLRSLTLRSNLLTLVPPGVLSGLGNLTTLDLSHNRLVVLLDHGFQDLRQLTSLEVGDNELVFISQRAFNGLLGLRSLTLERSNLTVVPTDALTHLHNLVELRMCHLSIGVFKPYSFKRLVRLRHLEISHWQWLDAIPPLTLHGLNLTTLFITNTNLSAFPGPALRNLPYLTHLNLSYCRIQYIQYGELGQLPRLQELYLRGAQLAYIDPMAFLGLSALRVLDMSQNQLDSFEKSVLGSPENLRMLNLGSNPLVCDCRLLWLLNEQKPPLLQLGGVQPECSAPEHLRGKPLRDLKEPLISQYVTCTKPRIGPNTTQLLLADEGQPVHLTCFSEGAPQPSVAWVTPHRRFVTARNTGRVMVLADGTLEIKMAELHDSGVYLCIASNAAGNATLSASLAVKSLGISDRSLYTNRSSNYLTDSNSTWSNGTVLYNMTVPIDLKTIIISTAMGCLSFLGVVIFCFLLLFAWSRGKGRHKSNFDIEYVPRKSNGAAAEATETSGPRRVNMKMI from the coding sequence ATGCAACGCTTAGCCCTGTACTGCTGCCATCTTCTTCTGGGTGGGGCTCTGGCCCTTCTGCTGGCCCGCTCCGCCCTGGGTTGCCCTGCCCGCTGTGACTGCTCCCCACAGACTAAGTCTGTCAGCTGCCACCGCAAGCGCCTGCCCACCATCCCTGAAGGCATCCCTATTGAAACCCGTGTCCTGGACTTAAGCAAGAATAAGCTGCGGATCATAACCCCAGACAACTTCTCGTCTTTCCTTCACCTGGAGGAACTGAACCTTAGTGACAATCTCATCAGTGTGGTGGAGCCCGGTTCTTTCCGCTGGCAGACGTGTCTGCGCTCACTTACCCTCCGCAGCAACCTCCTGACACTCGTCCCCCCTGGAGTGCTCTCAGGCCTGGGGAATCTCACCACTCTTGACCTCAGccacaaccgcctggtggtcctgctGGACCACGGCTTCCAGGACCTGCGTCAGCTAACCTCCCTAGAAGTGGGCGACAACGAGCTTGTCTTTATCTCCCAGCGTGCCTTCAATGGTCTGCTGGGACTGCGAAGCCTGACGCTGGAGCGTTCCAACTTAACCGTGGTGCCCACTGACGCTCTCACGCACCTTCACAACCTGGTGGAGCTCCGCATGTGCCATCTCAGCATTGGTGTCTTCAAACCGTACTCCTTCAAGAGGCTTGTGCGGCTACGCCACCTGGAGATCAGCCACTGGCAATGGTTGGATGCCATTCCGCCTCTCACGCTGCATGGCCTCAACCTCACCACTTTGTTCATCACCAACACCAACCTGTCTGCCTTCCCTGGTCCCGCGCTGCGCAACCTAccctacctcacacacctcaaccTATCATACTGTCGCATCCAATACATTCAGTATGGGGAACTTGGCCAGCTTCCACGATTGCAGGAATTGTATCTGCGGGGAGCCCAGCTGGCCTACATCGATCCCATGGCCTTTCTGGGTCTCAGTGCTCTGCGGGTACTAGACATGTCGCAAAACCAGCTGGATTCTTTTGAGAAGAGTGTATTGGGTTCGCCCGAAAATCTGCGGATGCTAAATCTGGGGAGCAACCCGCTAGTGTGCGACTGCCGTCTCCTGTGGTTACTGAACGAACAAAAGCCACCCTTGCTGCAGCTTGGGGGTGTCCAGCCCGAATGCAGTGCTCCTGAGCACCTACGTGGGAAACCCCTGAGGGATCTTAAGGAGCCTCTAATTTCACAATATGTTACCTGCACAAAGCCCAGGATTGGGCCCAACACCACTCAGCTTCTGCTTGCTGACGAGGGGCAGCCCGTCCATCTAACCTGCTTCTCTGAGGGGGCACCACAGCCCTCTGTGGCCTGGGTGACCCCCCACAGACGTTTTGTAACTGCCAGGAACACCGGCAGAGTGATGGTTCTGGCGGACGGAACCCTGGAAATCAAAATGGCGGAGCTGCACGACAGTGGCGTTTATCTATGCATTGCCAGCAATGCGGCGGGCAATGCCACTCTGTCAGCCTCACTGGCAGTGAAAAGCCTGGGTATTAGTGACAGGTCGCTCTACACGAATCGGAGCTCCAACTATCTCACAGACTCCAACAGTACTTGGAGTAACGGAACTGTCTTGTATAATATGACGGTCCCCATAGACCTGAAGACCATCATTATATCTACAGCGATGGGCTGCCTTTCTTTCTTGGGTGTGGTCATCTTCTGCTTCCTGCTCCTGTTTGCCTGGAGCCGTGGTAAAGGTCGGCACAAGAGCAACTTTGACATTGAGTACGTTCCCCGCAAATCAAACGGAGCAGCTGCTGAGGCGACCGAAACGAGTGGACCAAGGAGGGTAAACATGAAAATGATTTGA